In the genome of Myxococcus stipitatus, one region contains:
- a CDS encoding DUF1775 domain-containing protein has translation MKSSLPTLFAVASLLAGTAAHAHISVTGPGPAVAGTTYDAQFTISHGCGGADTYRVTVRIPAGVTSVRPLDSTFGKATVEKDGNGQVTSITWTRGSASDVLPADTHAHRLSLRARLPDAPFTTVYFPTTQVCRDAQGKETTVEWVGTSGHGGHGGADSGSTPQPEPAPELFVYPARTPGWNKYTVEAHVHDFSVFRDALIVWAGDSAYSPNPVTKALIETEAGTKPLTEIHPGTEIWVKY, from the coding sequence TTGAAGTCCTCACTTCCAACCCTGTTCGCCGTCGCGAGTCTGCTCGCAGGTACCGCGGCCCACGCCCACATCTCCGTCACCGGACCGGGGCCCGCCGTCGCGGGCACGACGTACGACGCGCAGTTCACCATCAGCCATGGGTGCGGCGGCGCGGACACGTATCGCGTGACGGTCCGCATCCCGGCGGGCGTGACGTCCGTGCGGCCGCTCGACTCCACCTTCGGCAAGGCCACGGTGGAGAAGGATGGGAATGGACAGGTGACCTCCATCACCTGGACGCGAGGCAGTGCCTCGGACGTGCTGCCCGCGGACACCCACGCGCACCGGCTCTCGCTGCGGGCCCGGCTGCCGGACGCGCCCTTCACCACCGTGTACTTCCCCACCACGCAGGTCTGCCGGGATGCGCAGGGGAAGGAGACGACGGTGGAGTGGGTGGGCACGTCCGGCCATGGCGGCCATGGCGGAGCGGACTCGGGCTCCACGCCGCAGCCGGAGCCCGCGCCGGAGCTCTTCGTGTACCCCGCTCGCACGCCGGGCTGGAACAAGTACACCGTGGAGGCCCACGTGCATGACTTCTCCGTGTTCCGCGACGCGCTCATCGTCTGGGCGGGGGACAGCGCGTACAGCCCCAATCCCGTGACGAAGGCGCTCATCGAGACCGAGGCCGGGACGAAGCCGCTGACGGAGATTCATCCGGGCACGGAAATCTGGGTCAAGTACTGA
- a CDS encoding PadR family transcriptional regulator, producing the protein MSKQMTEMLKGTLEGIVLAILSVQPEYGYEITARLRDMGFSDIAEGTVYALLVRIEQRGLVVVEKVPSEKGPPRKVYSLNAEGRAYLDEFWRTWRFLTERLASLQKKGSR; encoded by the coding sequence GTGAGCAAGCAGATGACGGAGATGCTCAAGGGCACGTTGGAGGGCATCGTCCTGGCGATCCTGTCCGTGCAGCCGGAGTACGGCTACGAAATCACGGCGCGGTTGCGGGACATGGGCTTCTCTGACATCGCCGAGGGCACCGTCTATGCGTTGCTCGTCCGAATCGAGCAGCGAGGCCTGGTCGTCGTGGAGAAGGTCCCCTCCGAGAAGGGACCACCGCGCAAGGTGTACTCACTCAACGCCGAGGGCCGTGCCTATCTCGACGAGTTCTGGCGGACGTGGCGATTCCTCACCGAACGGCTCGCCTCACTCCAGAAGAAAGGAAGCAGGTGA
- a CDS encoding thioredoxin family protein, with amino-acid sequence MPLKTAVGALLLLLSACATPGISTQRGTAPANGISFIENDWKKALQAGQERTLPVFVDVWAPWCQSCRSMRATVMPSPELKPVADRFIWLAINTEVDTNAAFLERYPIDTWPTLFVLEPEQGGVVSRSLGAVSAQQLLRYLDHSEQAFHQGREDLARADALALAGRHEDAALAYQRVLEKLPPHDARRAGTTVSLLKSLAATGRAIDCVRQTAKELPALSRVEDRSRLLYVGLGCALDIETEEALTLRSALEQEALRALDTPEGTLTSPQRSSLYEVVCEVREVTGDEPGMKKMAQTWWRFLEAEAARARNAEERAALDAHREMAAALMDRPEVAIPALERSEREFPEDPGPPSRLASLYLMAGQKDLALAASERALSRVKGPSRTQVLVGHARILRARGERAQAEQLLTQALRELGPDSTRSQRHRRILEFTLTQLREDNTPTP; translated from the coding sequence ATGCCCCTGAAAACCGCTGTCGGCGCCCTGCTGTTGCTTCTCTCCGCCTGCGCCACTCCAGGTATCTCGACGCAACGCGGCACGGCCCCGGCGAATGGGATTTCGTTCATCGAAAATGATTGGAAAAAGGCCCTCCAGGCCGGCCAGGAGCGCACCCTCCCTGTCTTCGTGGATGTCTGGGCCCCCTGGTGCCAGTCCTGTCGCTCCATGCGCGCGACGGTGATGCCCTCGCCCGAGCTGAAGCCCGTGGCGGACCGCTTCATCTGGCTCGCCATCAACACGGAGGTCGACACCAACGCGGCCTTCCTCGAGCGCTACCCCATCGACACCTGGCCCACCCTGTTCGTCCTGGAGCCGGAGCAGGGCGGAGTCGTGAGCCGCTCGCTGGGCGCGGTGTCCGCCCAGCAGTTGCTTCGCTACCTCGACCACTCCGAGCAGGCCTTCCACCAGGGCCGCGAGGACCTGGCGCGAGCGGATGCACTCGCGCTCGCCGGGCGCCACGAGGATGCCGCCCTCGCCTATCAACGCGTCCTGGAGAAGCTGCCGCCCCACGATGCCCGCCGTGCTGGCACCACTGTCTCGCTGCTCAAGTCACTCGCCGCCACCGGGCGCGCCATCGACTGCGTGAGACAGACGGCGAAGGAACTGCCCGCGCTCTCTCGCGTGGAGGACCGCTCGCGGCTCTTGTACGTGGGCCTGGGCTGCGCGCTCGACATCGAGACGGAGGAAGCCCTCACCCTGCGAAGCGCGCTCGAGCAGGAGGCCCTGCGCGCCCTCGACACCCCTGAAGGGACGCTGACCTCGCCGCAGCGCTCGTCGCTGTACGAGGTGGTCTGCGAGGTCCGCGAGGTGACGGGGGATGAGCCCGGCATGAAGAAGATGGCGCAGACGTGGTGGCGCTTCCTCGAAGCAGAGGCCGCGCGCGCGAGGAACGCGGAGGAGCGCGCGGCGCTCGACGCCCATCGCGAGATGGCGGCCGCGCTGATGGACCGCCCCGAGGTGGCCATCCCCGCGCTGGAGCGCAGCGAGCGGGAGTTTCCAGAGGACCCCGGCCCGCCCTCGCGCCTCGCCTCGCTGTATCTCATGGCGGGCCAGAAGGACCTGGCCCTCGCCGCGAGCGAGCGGGCCCTGTCGCGCGTGAAGGGCCCGTCACGAACGCAGGTGCTCGTGGGCCATGCCCGCATCCTCCGCGCGCGAGGCGAGCGAGCCCAGGCGGAGCAATTGCTCACCCAGGCCCTGCGCGAGCTGGGCCCCGACTCCACGCGCAGCCAGCGGCACCGGCGCATCCTCGAGTTCACCCTCACACAGCTTCGCGAGGACAATACTCCGACACCGTGA
- a CDS encoding RNA polymerase factor sigma-32 — protein MQDSSHFSSPDSLSTYLSEINQYPLLTQPQEQELSRRFRKGDLMAGHQLVTANLRFVVKVAYEYRSYGLKMSDLIQEANIGLMKAVQKFDPDKGIRLISYAVWWIRAYIQNCILRNWSLVKLGTTQAQRRLFFSLARTRRELERMGAGDASVVNAEEIARKLNVKASEVREMEQRMGGRDLSLDAPVGEDGDATHLDFVESASASHEDEVADRQQAGLAKDLVQRALRRLDPRERFIIENRVMGDSEMTLSELGEHFGFSRERARQLEIRAKDKLKAELALLMADAGLDAAALAQG, from the coding sequence ATGCAGGACTCTTCTCACTTCTCCTCCCCGGACTCCCTCTCCACGTACCTCTCGGAGATCAACCAGTACCCGCTGTTGACGCAGCCGCAGGAGCAGGAGCTGTCGCGCCGCTTCCGCAAGGGTGACCTGATGGCGGGCCACCAGCTGGTGACGGCCAACCTGCGCTTCGTGGTGAAGGTGGCCTACGAGTACCGCTCCTACGGGCTGAAGATGTCGGACCTCATCCAGGAGGCGAACATCGGCCTGATGAAGGCGGTGCAGAAGTTCGACCCGGACAAGGGCATCCGCCTCATCTCCTACGCGGTCTGGTGGATTCGCGCGTACATCCAGAACTGCATCCTGCGCAACTGGAGCCTGGTGAAGCTGGGCACCACCCAGGCGCAGCGCCGGCTCTTCTTCAGCCTGGCGCGCACGCGCCGCGAGCTGGAGCGCATGGGCGCCGGCGACGCGAGCGTCGTCAACGCGGAAGAGATTGCGCGCAAGCTCAACGTGAAGGCCTCCGAGGTGCGCGAGATGGAGCAGCGCATGGGCGGCAGGGATTTGTCGCTGGACGCGCCGGTGGGCGAGGACGGTGACGCCACGCACCTGGACTTCGTGGAGTCGGCCTCCGCGTCCCACGAGGATGAAGTCGCGGACCGTCAGCAGGCGGGCCTCGCCAAGGACCTGGTCCAGCGCGCCCTGCGCCGGCTGGACCCGCGCGAGCGCTTCATCATCGAGAACCGCGTGATGGGCGACTCGGAGATGACGCTCAGCGAGCTGGGTGAGCACTTCGGCTTCTCCCGCGAGCGCGCCCGTCAGCTCGAGATTCGCGCCAAGGACAAGCTCAAGGCGGAGCTGGCCCTGCTCATGGCCGACGCGGGCCTGGACGCGGCCGCCCTCGCCCAGGGCTGA
- a CDS encoding DUF1048 domain-containing protein, translated as MFISRFIKWVIGEKKQWRQYKTRAKQLPASYRTALEALERYLMYFGTGGDGTAIYADLLDLFEQSAANRTPIRQIVGEDPVEFIETFVRNYPKGQWILRERERLTQALERAAAEQTQGS; from the coding sequence ATGTTCATCTCCAGATTCATCAAGTGGGTGATTGGCGAGAAGAAACAATGGCGGCAATACAAGACTCGCGCGAAGCAACTCCCAGCGAGCTACCGCACGGCGCTCGAGGCGCTGGAGCGGTACCTGATGTACTTCGGGACGGGAGGCGACGGCACCGCCATCTACGCGGACCTCCTCGACTTGTTCGAACAGAGCGCGGCGAACCGGACCCCCATCCGACAGATTGTCGGAGAGGACCCCGTGGAGTTCATCGAGACCTTCGTCCGGAACTACCCGAAGGGGCAGTGGATTCTCCGCGAGCGCGAACGGCTGACCCAAGCGCTCGAGCGCGCCGCAGCGGAACAAACCCAGGGAAGCTGA
- a CDS encoding OmpA family protein, protein MEELLKARSHSSLLGGLAVLWAFSAEAQSQRIPSVELERLQLNPGAKDSLVLSTGDLLPDGTFRLGLTAHYQRRPLVLLRNDERLGTIISDRMTVHFSGAYALTDWLEVGAQLPLVTQWGPNTRTLGFETPATFALGTPWLQARAGILSESRGGPLDLGLHLGVALPLGSEEVLTKDDGFVFTPRLGLGKRIADTWRVGADVGALVRSKTYALTPGATPLRDEMGVEMNAGVNVSAELFGLREELVVRGTLPFADAPESLEVLLGLRSARTEGTEFYIMGGPGFGQTPGTPEFRVLAGVNFGPDGTKVASCVAGQPHDAARCPDLDADGDGVKNFADRCPVSPGLAQLNGCADTDDDQDGLLNLADRCPAQAENLNGFEDSDGCPDDPDSDGDGLADSKDACPSQPEDVDGFEDTNGCPDPDNDQDGVADARDACMNEAGPKENRGCPDKDRDGDGLVDRLDNCPDEPGTQKNHGCKAKQLAQIGEGQIRILEAVFFENNQDVISARSHKLLDSVAAILASHPEIEKLRVEGHTDNTGKEDYNLELSRRRAEAVVKYLVGKAVSRERLDAQGYGPKKPIAENTTKPGRAKNRRVEFRIVGDAEGVETKQGTPGADTLEK, encoded by the coding sequence GTGGAGGAACTCTTGAAAGCGAGAAGTCACTCATCCTTGCTCGGAGGACTGGCAGTCCTCTGGGCTTTTTCCGCTGAGGCGCAGAGCCAGCGGATCCCCAGCGTGGAGCTGGAGCGGTTGCAGTTGAACCCCGGCGCGAAGGACAGCCTCGTGCTGTCCACGGGCGACCTGCTGCCGGATGGCACTTTTCGCCTGGGCCTGACGGCGCACTACCAGCGCAGGCCGCTGGTGCTGCTGCGCAACGACGAGCGCCTGGGCACCATCATCTCCGACCGCATGACGGTGCACTTCAGCGGCGCCTACGCCCTGACGGACTGGTTGGAGGTCGGCGCGCAGCTTCCGCTCGTCACCCAGTGGGGCCCGAACACGCGGACGCTGGGCTTCGAGACGCCGGCGACCTTCGCGCTGGGCACGCCCTGGCTCCAGGCGCGCGCGGGCATCCTGTCCGAGTCGCGCGGAGGCCCGCTGGACCTGGGCCTGCACCTGGGTGTGGCCCTGCCCCTGGGCAGCGAAGAGGTGCTCACCAAGGATGATGGCTTCGTCTTCACCCCGCGCCTGGGGCTCGGCAAGCGGATTGCCGACACGTGGCGCGTGGGCGCGGACGTGGGCGCGCTCGTGAGGAGCAAGACGTACGCCCTCACCCCTGGCGCGACGCCGCTGCGCGACGAGATGGGCGTGGAGATGAACGCCGGCGTCAACGTCTCCGCCGAGCTGTTCGGCTTGAGGGAAGAGCTGGTGGTGCGCGGCACGCTGCCGTTCGCGGACGCGCCCGAGTCGCTGGAGGTCCTGCTGGGCCTGCGCAGCGCCCGGACCGAGGGCACCGAGTTCTACATCATGGGTGGCCCGGGCTTCGGCCAGACGCCCGGCACGCCGGAGTTCCGCGTGCTGGCGGGCGTCAACTTCGGCCCCGATGGGACGAAGGTCGCCTCATGTGTCGCGGGCCAGCCCCACGACGCGGCCCGCTGTCCCGACCTGGATGCGGATGGCGACGGCGTGAAGAACTTCGCGGACCGCTGCCCGGTGTCGCCCGGCCTCGCCCAGCTCAACGGCTGCGCGGACACGGATGACGACCAGGACGGCCTGCTCAACCTGGCGGACCGCTGCCCGGCCCAGGCGGAGAACCTCAACGGCTTCGAGGACTCCGACGGCTGCCCGGATGACCCGGACTCGGACGGCGACGGACTCGCCGACTCCAAGGACGCGTGCCCGAGCCAGCCCGAGGACGTGGACGGCTTCGAGGACACCAACGGCTGCCCGGACCCGGACAATGACCAGGACGGCGTGGCGGACGCGCGCGATGCCTGCATGAACGAGGCGGGCCCGAAGGAGAACCGCGGCTGCCCGGACAAGGACCGCGACGGCGACGGACTCGTGGACCGGCTGGACAACTGCCCGGACGAGCCCGGGACGCAGAAGAACCACGGCTGCAAGGCGAAGCAGCTCGCGCAGATTGGCGAGGGCCAGATTCGCATCCTCGAGGCGGTCTTCTTCGAGAACAACCAGGACGTCATCAGCGCGCGCAGCCACAAGCTGCTCGACAGCGTGGCGGCCATCCTCGCGTCGCACCCTGAAATCGAGAAGCTGCGCGTCGAGGGCCACACCGACAACACGGGCAAGGAAGACTACAACCTGGAGCTCTCCCGGCGCCGCGCCGAGGCGGTGGTGAAGTACCTGGTGGGCAAGGCGGTCAGCCGCGAGCGGCTGGACGCCCAGGGCTACGGCCCGAAGAAGCCCATCGCCGAGAACACCACCAAGCCGGGCCGCGCCAAGAACCGCCGCGTGGAGTTCCGCATCGTCGGTGACGCCGAGGGCGTCGAGACGAAGCAGGGAACCCCCGGGGCCGACACCCTCGAGAAGTGA
- a CDS encoding AAA family ATPase: MKLTRLTVHRYRGVAPGTELTPSPSLNLLLGVNGTGRTTLLELFSTVIGSDFSSLIHEPFALEYELALPGLKLHVYARNESEVPPRPEALARQGSGLLPTRAAGADTGLQPLIELELRWSSPQARLVMRADAEGIDCKVDGAPVWSRAMSWSLLDRSVWTLLFMTAQYIDAGVKERLKPLLRRTFLLAPQRFDEMLGTFERMSAMRYAMEVRDGEVFPLGLMALPSWMPGWLKERVELEPDVDALELRHDALEQGFLARFVSLADLESGRLRVEVLEKRPFENGGRVGFGGLAFQFVRRGGQALSQAELGFGQKRLLSLLYYLDGNEDFAILDEPANGLHPRWVEASLRELGGRQVFLASQSPLPLEHPVFTSEEELHASLIFCGPVSQEGREHLGWRHPSRQMAASLFDAHRSGARPLGALLREHGLW; the protein is encoded by the coding sequence ATGAAGCTCACCCGGCTCACCGTCCACCGCTACCGAGGTGTTGCTCCCGGCACCGAGCTCACGCCCAGCCCTTCGCTCAACCTGCTGCTGGGCGTCAATGGCACCGGACGCACGACGTTGCTGGAGTTGTTCAGTACGGTCATCGGCTCGGACTTCTCCAGCCTCATCCATGAGCCCTTCGCGCTGGAGTACGAGCTCGCCCTGCCCGGGCTGAAGCTGCACGTCTACGCGCGCAACGAGTCAGAGGTGCCCCCGCGACCGGAGGCGCTGGCCCGACAGGGCTCGGGGCTCCTGCCGACGCGGGCGGCGGGCGCGGACACGGGGCTCCAGCCGCTCATCGAGCTGGAGCTGCGGTGGTCCTCGCCCCAGGCGCGGCTGGTGATGCGCGCGGACGCGGAGGGGATTGACTGCAAGGTGGATGGCGCGCCCGTGTGGTCCCGCGCGATGAGCTGGTCGCTCCTGGACCGCTCGGTGTGGACGCTGTTGTTCATGACGGCGCAGTACATCGACGCGGGCGTGAAGGAGCGCCTCAAGCCGCTCTTGCGGCGCACGTTCCTGCTCGCGCCGCAGCGCTTCGACGAGATGCTGGGGACGTTCGAGCGGATGAGCGCGATGCGCTACGCCATGGAGGTCCGCGACGGCGAGGTGTTCCCCCTGGGGTTGATGGCCCTGCCCTCGTGGATGCCGGGGTGGCTGAAGGAGCGCGTGGAGCTGGAGCCCGACGTGGACGCGCTGGAGCTCCGGCATGACGCCCTGGAGCAGGGCTTCCTCGCGCGCTTCGTGAGCCTGGCGGACCTGGAGTCGGGACGGCTGCGGGTGGAGGTGCTGGAGAAGCGCCCGTTCGAGAATGGCGGGCGGGTGGGCTTCGGAGGGCTGGCGTTCCAGTTCGTCCGGCGGGGCGGACAGGCGCTGAGCCAGGCGGAGCTGGGCTTCGGACAGAAGCGCCTGCTGTCGCTGCTCTACTACCTGGATGGCAACGAGGACTTCGCCATCCTCGACGAGCCCGCCAACGGGCTTCATCCTCGCTGGGTGGAGGCGAGCCTGCGCGAGCTGGGCGGACGGCAGGTGTTCCTCGCGAGCCAGAGCCCGCTGCCGCTGGAGCACCCGGTGTTCACCTCCGAGGAGGAGCTGCACGCGTCGCTCATCTTCTGCGGCCCCGTGTCCCAGGAGGGGCGCGAGCACCTGGGCTGGAGACATCCGTCGCGGCAGATGGCGGCGAGCCTCTTCGACGCGCATCGCAGCGGCGCCCGGCCCCTGGGCGCGCTCTTGCGGGAGCACGGGCTGTGGTGA
- a CDS encoding DUF2911 domain-containing protein has translation MKKLALGVLFSALVALVATPASAELALPAASPGAKASQEVGVTTISIDYSSPAVKGRKIWGDLVPWDKVWRSGANAATKITFSNDVTFGGKPVPAGTYSILTLPSQKGWKVMLNKELGLFSTPAQYSAANDVATVAGTTTAIPNRERLTYIFSNTTDDGTTLDLEWEKLRVSVAIKVDTKSLTAANIAKSVQGTASDHAQAARYIAETSKDYAAALKHADWSVAIDSNWYNQWIRAEILAKSGKYAEARQAAQMAWDLGQKAPNFFYKNQVQQALADWKNK, from the coding sequence ATGAAGAAGCTTGCCCTCGGAGTCCTGTTCTCCGCGCTCGTGGCGCTGGTCGCCACGCCCGCGTCCGCCGAGCTCGCGCTGCCCGCGGCCAGCCCCGGCGCCAAGGCGTCGCAAGAGGTGGGCGTCACCACCATCTCCATCGACTATTCCAGCCCGGCCGTGAAGGGCCGCAAGATCTGGGGCGACCTGGTTCCCTGGGACAAGGTCTGGCGCTCCGGTGCCAACGCGGCCACGAAGATCACCTTCAGCAACGACGTGACGTTCGGCGGCAAGCCCGTGCCGGCCGGCACGTACTCCATCCTCACGCTGCCCTCGCAGAAGGGCTGGAAGGTGATGCTGAACAAGGAGCTGGGCCTGTTCTCCACCCCGGCGCAGTACTCCGCGGCCAATGACGTGGCCACCGTCGCGGGCACCACGACCGCGATTCCCAACCGCGAGCGCCTGACGTACATCTTCTCCAACACCACCGACGACGGCACCACGCTGGACCTCGAGTGGGAGAAGCTGCGCGTCTCCGTCGCCATCAAGGTGGACACCAAGTCGCTCACCGCGGCGAACATCGCGAAGTCGGTCCAGGGGACGGCGTCCGACCACGCGCAGGCCGCGCGCTACATCGCCGAGACGTCCAAGGACTACGCCGCCGCGCTGAAGCACGCGGACTGGTCCGTGGCCATCGACTCCAACTGGTACAACCAGTGGATCCGCGCGGAGATCCTGGCCAAGAGCGGCAAGTACGCCGAGGCCCGTCAGGCCGCGCAGATGGCGTGGGACCTGGGCCAGAAGGCCCCGAACTTCTTCTACAAGAACCAGGTCCAGCAGGCCCTGGCGGACTGGAAGAACAAGTAG
- a CDS encoding FixH family protein, with protein sequence MKTSLLLCLLMSAMPPAKPEAPESGPAARAPLSAPVATVTSTSGRLRIDVSTDVLPLRRGPRSFLIRVTESTTGKPVLGLRLAVQPWMPTMGHGLDEPVRITARSDSDFEVSDLDLFMPGAWELRLTLSGTVDDKAVIAFKLAR encoded by the coding sequence ATGAAGACCTCGCTGTTGCTGTGCCTGCTGATGAGCGCCATGCCTCCCGCGAAGCCCGAGGCTCCGGAATCAGGGCCAGCCGCTCGCGCTCCGCTGTCCGCGCCGGTGGCCACTGTGACGAGCACTTCGGGACGGCTTCGCATCGACGTGTCGACGGATGTGTTGCCGCTGCGAAGAGGTCCTCGGAGCTTTCTCATCCGCGTCACGGAGAGCACCACGGGGAAGCCCGTCCTGGGCCTGCGCCTCGCCGTTCAACCGTGGATGCCCACCATGGGACATGGGCTCGATGAGCCCGTGCGAATCACAGCGCGGAGTGACAGTGACTTCGAGGTCTCCGACCTGGACCTCTTCATGCCCGGCGCCTGGGAGCTACGCCTCACGCTGTCCGGCACCGTCGACGACAAGGCGGTCATCGCCTTCAAGCTCGCCCGATGA
- a CDS encoding serine hydrolase domain-containing protein — protein MLDTTRGAVVQGHVEEGWGKVAEVFRANFTGVPGEVGAACCVYKDGRPVVDLWGGLAEREANRPWSKDTIALVASTTKGATALCAHLLAQRGELDLDAPVARYWPEFGAAGKEDIPVRWLLSHQAGLPVVDGPLTFEDACAWHPVIRALEAQKPEWRPGTEHVYHSMTYGFLVGELVRRITGKSLGTFFADEVVAPLGLSAWIGLPEKYEERVARIEYAAPFTLEEMTAGMIETTGLDRDTVIAWMNAVWGPDSVQARAGQLGGAFDHTSGYMNTRAFRAAEFPFGNMFSDAHSLARMYAATVSEVDGVRLLNPATVERMTRVQTDKTRMHGLPPGLDVPANRSFYMSLGFWRACPPMPFVGPGSFGHPGSGGSVAFADPDAGVGFGYVTNLWSFRIGEPRASNLAAAVAACIGARR, from the coding sequence ATGTTGGATACGACCCGTGGAGCCGTGGTGCAGGGACACGTCGAGGAGGGCTGGGGGAAGGTCGCCGAGGTCTTCCGAGCGAACTTCACGGGAGTCCCCGGCGAAGTCGGCGCGGCGTGCTGTGTCTACAAGGACGGCCGTCCCGTCGTCGACCTGTGGGGCGGTCTCGCCGAGCGCGAGGCGAACCGCCCGTGGAGCAAGGACACCATCGCGTTGGTCGCCTCCACGACCAAAGGCGCGACGGCCCTCTGCGCGCACCTGCTGGCACAGCGAGGCGAGCTCGACCTGGACGCGCCGGTGGCCCGGTACTGGCCTGAGTTCGGCGCCGCTGGAAAGGAAGACATCCCGGTGCGCTGGCTGCTCTCACATCAGGCCGGCCTGCCGGTCGTCGATGGTCCGCTGACCTTCGAGGACGCCTGCGCATGGCATCCCGTCATCCGGGCACTCGAGGCGCAGAAGCCGGAGTGGCGGCCGGGAACCGAGCACGTCTACCACAGCATGACCTACGGGTTCCTCGTCGGAGAGCTGGTGCGGAGGATCACCGGCAAGTCGCTGGGCACCTTCTTCGCGGACGAGGTCGTCGCTCCACTCGGACTGAGCGCCTGGATTGGCCTGCCCGAGAAGTACGAGGAGCGCGTGGCGCGAATCGAGTACGCCGCGCCCTTCACGTTGGAGGAGATGACCGCCGGGATGATCGAGACCACGGGCCTCGACAGGGACACGGTCATCGCGTGGATGAACGCCGTGTGGGGCCCGGACTCCGTGCAGGCCCGCGCCGGGCAGCTCGGCGGGGCCTTCGACCACACCAGCGGGTACATGAACACGCGGGCCTTCCGCGCCGCGGAGTTCCCCTTCGGGAACATGTTCTCGGACGCCCACTCCCTGGCGCGGATGTACGCGGCGACGGTGAGCGAGGTCGACGGCGTGCGGCTGCTGAATCCGGCGACGGTCGAGCGGATGACGCGTGTCCAGACCGACAAGACACGGATGCACGGGCTGCCTCCAGGACTGGACGTCCCGGCCAACCGCTCCTTCTACATGTCGCTCGGATTCTGGCGGGCCTGCCCGCCGATGCCCTTCGTGGGGCCCGGGTCGTTCGGCCACCCCGGCTCCGGAGGCTCGGTCGCCTTCGCCGACCCCGATGCAGGGGTCGGCTTCGGCTACGTCACGAACCTCTGGTCGTTCCGGATTGGCGAACCCCGAGCGTCGAACCTGGCCGCGGCCGTCGCGGCCTGCATCGGGGCTCGCCGGTGA
- a CDS encoding SCO family protein, translated as MDTTPQEQPPVRTRRWRALVLLGALALVAGLGLPLWRDTQARMRAGGLPAFGNLPAFQLTDQTGRVFSDADLRGEVVVADFMFTRCPTVCPLLTAKMARLQRESRDSGLSVRFVSFSVDPRYDTPERLAAYAKTRRLDTSNWSLLTGSLETVETTVLEGFRVMMGRDADAGDDDFLSIFHGEHFVLVDAEGRIRGYYRVVDDSGGLESLQRDLEALVRTRGG; from the coding sequence ATGGACACGACACCCCAGGAACAACCCCCTGTTCGCACCCGGCGCTGGAGGGCCTTGGTGCTGCTGGGCGCACTCGCGCTCGTCGCGGGGCTCGGCCTGCCGCTGTGGCGCGACACCCAGGCTCGCATGCGGGCGGGCGGCCTGCCCGCCTTCGGCAACCTGCCCGCGTTCCAGCTGACCGACCAGACCGGACGCGTGTTCTCGGACGCGGACCTGCGCGGCGAGGTCGTGGTCGCGGACTTCATGTTCACCCGCTGCCCCACGGTGTGCCCGCTGCTCACCGCGAAGATGGCGCGACTCCAGCGCGAATCCCGCGACAGCGGCCTCTCCGTGCGCTTCGTGTCGTTCAGCGTGGACCCTCGCTACGACACCCCCGAGCGGCTCGCCGCCTACGCGAAGACGCGCCGCCTCGACACCTCCAACTGGTCCCTCCTCACCGGCTCCTTGGAGACCGTGGAGACCACGGTGCTGGAAGGCTTTCGCGTGATGATGGGGCGCGACGCCGACGCGGGAGACGACGACTTCCTCAGCATCTTCCACGGCGAGCACTTCGTCCTCGTGGACGCCGAAGGCCGCATCCGTGGCTACTACCGCGTGGTGGACGACTCCGGCGGCCTCGAGTCCCTCCAGCGAGACCTCGAGGCCCTGGTGCGGACGCGCGGCGGCTGA